A section of the Sedimentisphaera cyanobacteriorum genome encodes:
- a CDS encoding efflux transporter outer membrane subunit, protein MSKLLNIFLLLYAIMIAGCTVGEDYSRKKYSPDVPNEFINNPENFSNAESRYEKWSGKWWQQFKDPETNRLVQAALENNLSIKSAFSRVKQAKENLNIQASQDWPYAKLELSASRGKEMPAYKPSDNLQAGLRINYLLDLFGKQASGEQAALQRYLASVESRLAVMHSVVSSTVKLRALSVVAKMQLTVSRQNADSWQKTVRTVERRYRNGVSNISEVYLARQNLASVNSETSDYEKQLKDYLYSLDIILGRAPGSTELKGDSIGLPEPAKISDMIPASLLDRRPDLRAGRRRLSASVQDLNVSIADMYPQISLTASGGRLSDDFSGLLESSNSVYSLAANITQPLFEGGRLKAAVKYNRARVEELAFEYSKSFLDALKEVETLLLQERLYNTQLKHLKESLKQAEKAERSIKREYNSGLAPFTALLQTERRRRNTEFQVNYMIGQIWVNRCNLHLALGGNWEMKNNDK, encoded by the coding sequence ATGAGTAAATTGTTAAACATATTTTTGCTTTTATACGCTATAATGATTGCCGGCTGCACGGTCGGAGAAGACTACAGCAGGAAAAAGTATTCCCCTGATGTGCCGAATGAATTTATAAATAATCCGGAAAACTTTTCCAATGCTGAGAGCAGATACGAGAAATGGTCTGGTAAATGGTGGCAGCAGTTTAAAGACCCAGAAACTAACCGGTTAGTTCAAGCGGCCTTAGAGAATAATTTGAGCATTAAATCAGCATTTTCAAGGGTTAAGCAGGCAAAGGAAAACCTCAACATTCAGGCCTCTCAGGACTGGCCTTATGCTAAGCTGGAGCTGTCCGCCTCAAGAGGAAAAGAAATGCCGGCATACAAACCGTCAGACAACCTTCAGGCAGGGCTTCGAATCAACTATCTTCTGGATCTTTTCGGCAAGCAGGCTTCGGGTGAGCAGGCTGCTCTTCAAAGATATTTGGCCAGTGTAGAGAGCCGTCTGGCAGTTATGCATTCAGTGGTATCGAGCACGGTAAAATTAAGGGCTCTTTCGGTTGTGGCAAAAATGCAGCTGACTGTCAGCAGGCAAAATGCAGACAGCTGGCAGAAAACTGTTCGCACAGTCGAAAGAAGATACCGAAACGGAGTATCGAATATCTCTGAGGTATATCTTGCAAGACAAAACTTGGCTTCAGTGAATTCTGAGACATCTGATTACGAAAAGCAGCTCAAGGACTACCTTTATTCGCTTGATATAATCCTCGGACGCGCTCCGGGCAGCACCGAGCTTAAAGGCGATTCTATAGGACTTCCTGAGCCTGCGAAGATTTCAGATATGATACCCGCCAGCCTTCTTGACCGCAGACCTGACCTTCGGGCAGGCAGGCGCAGGCTTTCAGCGTCGGTTCAGGATTTGAATGTAAGCATTGCTGATATGTATCCGCAAATATCCCTTACGGCCTCCGGCGGCAGGCTGTCCGATGACTTTTCCGGTCTTTTGGAAAGCAGCAATTCAGTTTACTCTCTCGCAGCTAATATCACCCAGCCTCTGTTTGAAGGCGGAAGGCTGAAGGCAGCGGTGAAATACAATCGTGCGAGAGTGGAAGAACTTGCCTTCGAGTATTCAAAATCTTTTCTCGATGCGTTGAAAGAGGTGGAAACACTTCTGCTGCAGGAGCGTCTTTATAACACCCAGCTAAAACATCTCAAGGAAAGCCTCAAGCAGGCAGAGAAGGCTGAAAGAAGCATCAAACGTGAATACAACTCAGGTCTTGCGCCTTTTACCGCCCTGCTTCAGACTGAGAGACGCAGGCGGAATACGGAGTTTCAGGTTAATTATATGATAGGTCAGATTTGGGTAAACAGATGCAATCTTCATCTTGCCCTTGGCGGTAATTGGGAGATGAAAAATAATGACAAATAA
- a CDS encoding L-threonylcarbamoyladenylate synthase → MHTKIYQNLEIESHELSEAAEILKRGGIVAFPTETVYGLAARADSETASKLSELKSRKEGKYYSLHIPFPEALSSYVPDIDLKSKKIVDNFWPGPLTMVFNVSPEKMSRKHRKLAEKWDSIYHNQTVGIRCPDEETAARFLYLAGVPVVATSANISGKEPAVTGEEVIKQFDGKIDAVIDGGVCSEALNSTVAMISQNKLMVLREGAVKEQELLDISAIKLLFVCEANTLSSPIAAELCRKRLAENFECSVSQLEEKGYNISCAGVKIEIDKPAHQAAMEFAKSIGGNLDGHITTGLSEKDIIESDAIFVMAEKQRDRILEFYPQVRDKCYLLRKGKNIIEPDGKDENFQEFVELLEDSVNKRLGEIVL, encoded by the coding sequence ATGCATACAAAAATATATCAAAACTTAGAGATAGAATCTCATGAGCTTTCCGAAGCGGCAGAGATTTTGAAAAGGGGCGGAATCGTAGCTTTCCCTACGGAAACTGTTTATGGGCTTGCAGCGAGAGCAGACAGCGAAACTGCGTCCAAGCTCAGCGAACTCAAGAGCAGGAAAGAGGGGAAATATTATTCTCTGCATATACCTTTTCCGGAGGCCTTGAGCAGTTATGTTCCTGATATCGATTTGAAATCTAAAAAGATAGTAGATAATTTCTGGCCAGGGCCGCTTACGATGGTTTTCAATGTTTCGCCCGAAAAAATGAGCCGCAAGCATCGAAAACTCGCTGAAAAATGGGATTCAATATATCACAACCAGACTGTGGGCATCAGATGTCCGGATGAAGAAACCGCAGCGAGATTTTTATATCTGGCCGGAGTTCCCGTAGTTGCCACTAGCGCAAATATATCCGGCAAAGAGCCTGCTGTAACCGGAGAAGAGGTAATAAAGCAGTTTGACGGGAAAATTGATGCTGTAATCGACGGGGGCGTCTGCTCGGAGGCCTTGAACAGCACAGTAGCTATGATATCTCAAAACAAGCTTATGGTTTTAAGGGAGGGGGCTGTAAAAGAGCAGGAACTTTTGGATATTTCTGCGATTAAGCTGCTCTTTGTCTGCGAAGCCAACACCCTTTCCAGCCCTATAGCTGCCGAGCTTTGCAGAAAAAGGCTTGCGGAAAATTTTGAATGCAGTGTTTCCCAGCTCGAGGAAAAAGGCTATAATATCTCATGTGCAGGAGTAAAAATCGAGATCGACAAGCCTGCACATCAAGCTGCGATGGAATTTGCGAAATCTATCGGCGGTAATCTGGACGGGCATATAACTACCGGTCTTTCTGAAAAAGATATTATAGAAAGCGATGCGATATTTGTTATGGCTGAAAAACAGAGGGATAGAATACTCGAATTCTACCCTCAAGTTCGTGATAAATGTTATCTTTTGCGTAAAGGCAAAAACATAATTGAACCGGACGGGAAAGACGAAAACTTCCAGGAATTCGTAGAATTGCTGGAGGATTCGGTCAATAAAAGATTAGGTGAAATTGTATTATGA
- the ileS gene encoding isoleucine--tRNA ligase, translating into MSENKNYKKTLNLPKTSFAMKANLTQREPQMRKQWAKEKIYQKIREARKNSKPYILHDGPPYANGDIHMGHVINKVLKDVVVKYKTMRGFDAPYVPGWDCHGLPIEAKVMTELGDEAADMEKLEIRKRCKKYASKYVKLQSRQFASLGVFGNYEDPYLTMVPAYEKGILEVFGKLVEQGLVYKQLKPIHWSVGCQTALADAELEYKDITSPSIYVNFPAEREAAEKLINLGLAEQGETACFMIWTTTPWTLCANLAVAVHPGLEYASVKYQKNGKKYASLVCTERIEAAVQAAGISEYAVSEARVKGAELEGLRYSHPFITEKPTESDAYFVVQADYVTTEDGTGLVHTAPGHGTEDYMTGVKNGLEIYSPVDENGTYDDTVPDFLAGKNVLKVDEEVIERLSAKGLLFARKDLLHSYPHCWRSRMPVIFRATEQWFAGVDIKLEDTGKTLREMAVASTDEVRWIPGWGKKRIAGMLESRPDWCLSRQRSWGLPIPVFVNSEGRSLLTPESVAAAAEHIGRKGSDSWFTDSPKEILGEDFDLPEGFSFDDLEKEENIFDVWFESGCSWHSVAANRGWDLPVDLYLEGSDQHRGWFQLSLLPALGAMHRAPFKNVLTHGFTVDAEGHKQSKSLGNYVNAMEEIEKYGSDILRLWVSSVNYQEDMRCSDELIGRMRDSYRKIRNTIRYILSNIKDFTPEEATAFEDMEPIDQWALYRYNFMVKNVINDYDNFVFHKVFAGVYNFCTVEMSNIYMDVVKDRLYCELPESPSRKSCQTVLWKILNGLIKLAAPIMVHTAEEAWASLEQKDENCESVHLSLINDADQQVLDSADQEKWKTIFEIRDEVLRKLEELRQNQTIGSNQQASVAVKADESTADLLEQFGADNFAELCIISEAKIERAENLEISACKSANDKCQRCWNYFASVGEDAENPDLCKRCAEAVKQTSAV; encoded by the coding sequence ATGTCGGAAAATAAAAATTATAAAAAAACGCTGAATCTCCCTAAAACGTCTTTTGCAATGAAGGCTAACCTAACCCAGCGCGAGCCTCAAATGCGCAAACAGTGGGCAAAGGAAAAGATATATCAGAAGATAAGAGAAGCCAGAAAGAACAGCAAACCTTACATCCTCCATGACGGGCCTCCTTATGCCAATGGAGATATCCATATGGGACACGTTATCAATAAGGTGCTCAAGGATGTAGTTGTAAAATACAAAACCATGCGAGGCTTTGATGCCCCTTACGTTCCGGGCTGGGACTGCCACGGGCTCCCGATTGAAGCTAAAGTGATGACCGAGCTCGGAGATGAAGCAGCGGATATGGAAAAGCTTGAGATACGCAAACGCTGCAAGAAGTACGCGAGCAAATACGTTAAGCTTCAGAGCAGGCAGTTTGCATCTCTGGGTGTTTTCGGCAATTATGAGGACCCGTATCTCACAATGGTGCCCGCTTACGAGAAGGGTATCCTTGAGGTTTTCGGCAAGCTTGTAGAGCAGGGGCTTGTTTACAAGCAGCTCAAGCCCATACACTGGTCTGTAGGCTGTCAGACTGCGCTTGCAGATGCTGAGCTTGAATATAAGGACATCACTTCCCCAAGTATTTACGTAAACTTTCCCGCAGAAAGAGAGGCGGCCGAAAAGCTCATCAACCTCGGCCTGGCAGAACAGGGCGAAACCGCCTGCTTTATGATCTGGACAACCACCCCCTGGACACTCTGCGCTAATCTGGCTGTAGCAGTTCATCCGGGGCTTGAATATGCCTCTGTCAAATATCAGAAAAACGGCAAGAAATATGCATCGCTTGTATGCACTGAGCGGATTGAAGCAGCAGTTCAGGCAGCAGGAATATCAGAATACGCCGTTTCTGAGGCGAGAGTTAAGGGCGCAGAGCTGGAAGGGCTGAGATACTCCCACCCCTTTATCACTGAGAAGCCTACTGAATCAGATGCGTATTTTGTCGTTCAGGCCGATTACGTTACCACTGAAGACGGTACTGGCCTTGTGCATACAGCCCCTGGACACGGAACTGAAGACTATATGACCGGCGTTAAAAACGGGCTGGAAATTTACTCTCCCGTAGATGAAAACGGCACCTATGATGATACTGTTCCGGATTTCCTCGCGGGCAAGAATGTGCTGAAGGTGGATGAAGAAGTTATTGAAAGGCTCTCGGCAAAAGGCCTTCTTTTCGCAAGAAAAGACCTGCTCCACAGCTACCCTCACTGCTGGAGGAGCCGGATGCCCGTTATCTTCCGCGCCACAGAGCAGTGGTTTGCAGGCGTTGACATAAAGCTCGAAGACACAGGAAAGACCCTTCGTGAAATGGCCGTCGCCAGTACCGATGAGGTTCGCTGGATACCCGGCTGGGGCAAGAAGCGGATTGCCGGAATGCTTGAATCAAGGCCGGACTGGTGCCTCAGCAGGCAGAGAAGCTGGGGGCTGCCGATACCGGTTTTCGTAAACTCAGAAGGCAGGAGCCTGCTTACGCCCGAATCTGTTGCAGCCGCTGCTGAGCATATCGGAAGAAAAGGCTCAGACAGCTGGTTTACCGATTCCCCTAAGGAGATACTCGGCGAAGATTTTGATTTGCCTGAGGGATTCAGCTTCGATGATCTGGAAAAGGAAGAAAATATTTTTGATGTATGGTTTGAGTCCGGCTGCAGCTGGCACAGCGTGGCAGCAAACAGGGGTTGGGATCTGCCCGTTGATTTGTATCTTGAAGGCAGCGACCAGCACAGAGGCTGGTTCCAGCTTTCACTTCTCCCTGCACTAGGAGCAATGCACAGAGCGCCTTTCAAAAACGTTCTGACTCACGGATTTACAGTAGATGCTGAAGGCCACAAGCAGAGCAAGTCTTTGGGCAATTATGTAAATGCAATGGAGGAGATCGAAAAGTACGGCTCGGACATCCTCAGGCTCTGGGTTTCCAGTGTGAATTATCAGGAAGATATGCGCTGCAGTGATGAGCTTATCGGCAGGATGAGGGATTCTTATCGGAAAATCCGCAATACCATAAGGTATATACTGAGCAATATAAAGGATTTCACGCCGGAAGAGGCGACTGCTTTTGAGGATATGGAGCCAATAGACCAATGGGCTCTTTACCGCTACAACTTTATGGTCAAAAACGTTATCAACGATTATGACAATTTCGTTTTCCATAAGGTATTCGCCGGCGTATACAATTTCTGCACAGTAGAAATGAGCAACATCTATATGGACGTTGTAAAAGACCGTCTGTATTGCGAGCTGCCTGAGAGCCCTTCAAGAAAGAGCTGCCAGACTGTGCTCTGGAAAATACTAAACGGTTTGATAAAGCTTGCTGCCCCAATAATGGTGCATACCGCTGAAGAGGCATGGGCATCGCTTGAACAGAAGGATGAAAACTGCGAAAGCGTACATCTTTCTCTAATAAATGATGCTGATCAGCAGGTTTTGGATTCAGCAGACCAAGAAAAATGGAAAACGATTTTTGAAATACGTGATGAAGTTCTCAGAAAGCTTGAAGAGCTCAGGCAGAACCAGACTATCGGTTCAAACCAGCAGGCAAGTGTCGCTGTAAAGGCAGATGAGAGTACTGCTGATTTGCTTGAGCAGTTCGGGGCAGATAATTTTGCAGAGCTCTGCATAATAAGTGAAGCAAAAATAGAACGTGCAGAGAACCTTGAGATTTCAGCCTGCAAGTCCGCAAATGACAAATGCCAGAGGTGCTGGAACTACTTCGCTTCAGTGGGTGAAGATGCAGAAAATCCCGATTTGTGCAAAAGGTGCGCCGAAGCGGTTAAGCAGACCTCTGCTGTTTGA
- the kdsB gene encoding 3-deoxy-manno-octulosonate cytidylyltransferase, which produces MNTVIIIPARYDSTRFKGKILASESGKYLVQHTYETAAKADSAEKIVIAVDSEMVQQACESFGAECVLTDPDLKSGTDRVAKAAEQIDCDIIVNVQADEPEIDPKNIDQLANLLKNNEQADMATLVTPVRDRSEVENPNAVKAVVAKNGYAIYFTRQPVPYSRKDGKPNVSLMKRHLGVYAYRKDFLMKITQMPRTPLEISESLEQLRALENGFRIIAEEIPEAHEGIDTEKQYMAFVERTLK; this is translated from the coding sequence TTGAATACCGTTATAATAATACCCGCCAGATACGATTCAACCCGTTTCAAAGGTAAGATTCTCGCCTCGGAATCTGGTAAATATCTCGTGCAGCACACTTATGAAACCGCTGCAAAGGCCGATTCGGCAGAAAAAATCGTAATAGCTGTTGACAGTGAAATGGTGCAGCAGGCCTGCGAAAGCTTTGGTGCTGAATGCGTCCTTACAGACCCGGACCTCAAAAGCGGGACAGACAGGGTTGCCAAGGCAGCAGAGCAAATTGACTGCGATATTATTGTTAATGTGCAGGCAGACGAGCCTGAAATAGACCCGAAAAATATCGACCAGCTTGCAAATCTGCTTAAAAATAACGAACAAGCCGATATGGCTACGCTCGTTACGCCTGTCAGGGACCGAAGCGAGGTCGAAAATCCCAACGCCGTTAAAGCAGTTGTTGCCAAGAACGGATACGCTATTTACTTTACCAGACAGCCGGTGCCCTACTCTCGGAAAGACGGGAAACCTAATGTGAGCCTTATGAAACGCCATTTAGGGGTTTATGCTTACAGAAAAGACTTCCTTATGAAAATTACTCAAATGCCTCGTACACCTCTTGAGATAAGCGAATCGCTCGAACAGCTTCGGGCTCTGGAAAACGGGTTCAGGATTATAGCAGAGGAAATTCCAGAGGCGCATGAAGGAATAGACACGGAAAAGCAGTATATGGCTTTTGTTGAAAGAACACTTAAATAA
- a CDS encoding efflux RND transporter periplasmic adaptor subunit, whose amino-acid sequence MQNKEKAVRPAAQAVLFLLILAAAGLGAYIIFKSREKIQPEKAPKLIPTVETAVAKLKDTPVIIDNYGNVVPETSSQIVSEVPGKITSFEINEGESFQKGSVLLEIDQRDYEIALETAKASVAAAKVKLDKELAQADVAKREWRELHPNKEPSNPLVLRIPQVNEAEAALESAKARLEKAKLDLNRTQISIPFDGIVTEKFKEAGEYIAPGEPAARVYSTEIFNVEVPLRDEDLQWFAVGGENAGKVEIEAEYAGKKYIWNGRAARNAGMVNPSTRMVTVIVELNKEGFKDSGLTPLPGMFVKASFIGDEIKNIAAVPSTAVHNMKEVWVAAPKNRLEIRKVDVLRIDRKYAYISKGLEDGEKIITSMIDSPVDGMKINPMESQKKQSEQD is encoded by the coding sequence ATGCAAAATAAGGAAAAAGCTGTAAGACCGGCTGCTCAGGCAGTTTTATTCCTTCTGATTCTTGCAGCAGCGGGTCTCGGTGCGTATATTATTTTCAAGAGCAGGGAAAAAATCCAGCCTGAAAAGGCTCCTAAACTGATCCCTACAGTTGAGACAGCAGTTGCAAAGCTCAAAGACACGCCTGTAATTATTGATAATTACGGAAATGTTGTGCCGGAAACATCATCGCAAATCGTCAGCGAAGTGCCCGGAAAGATAACCAGCTTTGAGATAAACGAGGGCGAAAGTTTTCAGAAAGGGTCTGTTCTGCTTGAGATAGACCAGCGGGATTACGAAATCGCCCTTGAAACAGCAAAGGCTTCCGTGGCAGCTGCAAAGGTTAAGCTAGACAAGGAGCTTGCTCAGGCTGACGTGGCCAAAAGAGAATGGAGAGAGCTTCACCCGAATAAAGAGCCATCTAACCCGCTTGTATTGAGGATTCCTCAGGTTAATGAGGCAGAGGCTGCCCTTGAAAGTGCAAAAGCAAGACTGGAAAAAGCCAAACTCGACCTCAACAGGACTCAAATTTCAATACCTTTCGACGGAATCGTTACTGAGAAATTCAAAGAGGCAGGCGAATACATAGCTCCCGGCGAGCCGGCAGCGAGAGTTTATTCTACAGAGATTTTCAATGTGGAAGTCCCGCTGAGAGATGAAGACCTGCAGTGGTTCGCTGTTGGGGGAGAAAACGCAGGCAAGGTGGAAATTGAAGCTGAATATGCCGGCAAAAAATATATTTGGAATGGTCGGGCTGCCAGAAATGCCGGCATGGTAAACCCGTCGACGCGAATGGTTACTGTAATTGTTGAGCTTAATAAAGAAGGCTTTAAGGATTCAGGGCTAACCCCTCTTCCCGGAATGTTTGTTAAGGCGAGTTTCATCGGAGACGAAATAAAGAATATCGCGGCAGTACCATCCACAGCTGTTCATAATATGAAAGAGGTTTGGGTGGCAGCTCCGAAAAACAGGCTCGAGATCAGAAAAGTTGATGTCCTTCGAATAGACAGAAAATATGCATATATATCCAAAGGCCTGGAAGACGGAGAGAAGATAATTACCAGTATGATTGATTCCCCAGTTGACGGAATGAAAATCAATCCTATGGAAAGTCAGAAAAAACAATCGGAGCAGGATTGA
- the pyrG gene encoding glutamine hydrolyzing CTP synthase, with protein sequence MSQKREDIFASISNKSSDTEFFSPVPKGYVKGKTKYVVVLGTVMSGLGKGIFSSCVAKLMQDKGLKVSPVKLEGYLNMDSGTLNPFRHGEVFVLDDGMECDMDLGTYERMLNIDLSKQNFSTNGQVFSSVLKTERGGGYLGRDVQVIPHVTGEVKRKLRVLARDSEADVVFVEIGGTAGDLENAFYIEAMRELANEEGDSNCCFVALTYILAPQTLGEQKSKAAQLGIRELLQKGIQPSIIACRCEEEVTEQVREKISLFSNVPFSNVFSMHDSKSIYLIPSMLRDSGVDFSIIKMLGIEDKIDLRKERSEWEKWCDFTDRVTKDHKNEVTIGITGKYISVRDSYASISNAIEHCEAWLGCKVNVEWIEVTDITPENTESALRGVDGIIVPGGFGVRGTEGKIECIRFARENGLPYLGLCLGFQMAVIEYARNVCGIKNANSSEIAPNCSSPVINLLPEQKKIEGLGGNMRLGGRDVEIKKDTLAYKLFGDVLSARLRFRHRYEVDPEYIQELENAGLVFSGKAPNHPIMQILELPEHPYFIGTQAHPCLTSRPLNPSPMFLGLIVAAMKHKYPGIYPEDASSLVKKAVRK encoded by the coding sequence ATGTCCCAAAAAAGGGAAGACATATTTGCAAGCATCAGCAATAAATCCTCGGATACTGAATTCTTTTCTCCTGTGCCTAAAGGATACGTTAAGGGTAAAACGAAGTATGTAGTAGTTCTCGGTACAGTAATGAGCGGTCTTGGCAAGGGTATATTTTCTTCCTGTGTAGCCAAACTTATGCAGGACAAGGGTCTGAAGGTGTCCCCTGTAAAGCTGGAAGGATACCTCAATATGGATTCTGGAACGCTGAACCCATTCCGGCACGGAGAGGTATTCGTGCTTGATGACGGGATGGAATGCGACATGGACCTTGGAACATACGAAAGGATGCTGAATATAGACCTTTCCAAGCAGAATTTCAGCACCAATGGTCAGGTATTCAGCTCAGTGCTCAAAACAGAGAGAGGCGGGGGCTATCTCGGGCGGGATGTTCAGGTTATCCCGCATGTTACAGGTGAGGTAAAACGCAAGCTGAGAGTGCTGGCAAGAGACAGTGAGGCGGATGTTGTGTTCGTTGAAATCGGCGGTACAGCAGGCGATCTGGAGAACGCATTCTACATAGAGGCAATGCGTGAACTGGCCAACGAGGAGGGCGACAGCAACTGCTGCTTTGTAGCCCTGACTTACATACTAGCCCCGCAAACATTGGGCGAGCAGAAGTCAAAGGCCGCCCAGCTGGGCATCAGAGAGCTGCTCCAGAAAGGTATTCAGCCCTCGATTATTGCGTGCAGATGCGAAGAGGAGGTTACCGAGCAGGTTCGAGAAAAGATTAGCCTTTTCAGCAATGTTCCTTTCAGCAATGTTTTCAGTATGCACGATTCGAAAAGCATATACCTGATACCCTCAATGCTCAGAGACAGCGGCGTAGATTTCAGCATCATCAAGATGCTTGGGATTGAAGATAAGATTGATCTGCGCAAGGAGCGCAGTGAGTGGGAGAAATGGTGCGATTTTACCGATCGGGTAACCAAAGATCATAAGAATGAGGTAACAATAGGCATTACCGGCAAATACATATCCGTTCGAGACAGCTACGCCTCAATCAGCAATGCCATTGAACATTGCGAGGCTTGGCTTGGCTGCAAGGTGAATGTAGAGTGGATAGAGGTTACAGATATAACCCCCGAAAATACAGAAAGCGCTCTTAGAGGTGTTGACGGTATAATAGTCCCCGGCGGGTTCGGCGTGCGCGGCACTGAGGGAAAGATTGAATGTATAAGGTTTGCAAGAGAGAACGGTCTTCCATATCTCGGTCTCTGCCTTGGTTTTCAGATGGCAGTTATTGAATATGCGAGAAATGTATGCGGGATCAAAAACGCAAACAGTTCAGAGATAGCCCCCAACTGCAGCAGTCCTGTGATTAACCTTCTGCCGGAGCAGAAAAAAATTGAAGGTCTTGGGGGGAATATGCGTTTAGGCGGAAGAGATGTAGAAATTAAGAAGGATACGCTTGCATATAAGCTTTTCGGAGATGTGCTTTCGGCAAGACTCAGATTCAGACACAGATATGAGGTTGACCCGGAATATATCCAAGAGCTTGAAAATGCGGGCTTGGTGTTTTCGGGCAAAGCGCCAAATCATCCGATTATGCAGATTCTCGAGCTGCCTGAACACCCGTATTTTATCGGCACTCAGGCGCATCCCTGCCTAACCTCAAGACCTCTAAATCCAAGTCCGATGTTTTTGGGGCTTATCGTGGCAGCTATGAAGCATAAATACCCGGGGATTTATCCTGAAGATGCATCATCTCTGGTAAAAAAAGCTGTTCGCAAATAG
- the rpiB gene encoding ribose 5-phosphate isomerase B, whose translation MIIALANDHRGYETKILIRGLVEKMGHECVDYGSDGKSPVDYPDVGYSASIAVSNGEADRGILICGTGIGMCITANKVKNVRGALCFDEINARVSRQHNDANVLCLSGDLLGESSVRRIVEVWLETDFMGGRHQQRLDKVRKIEQGEDPRE comes from the coding sequence ATGATTATAGCTTTAGCTAACGACCACAGAGGTTACGAAACAAAAATACTTATCAGAGGCCTTGTAGAAAAAATGGGGCACGAATGCGTAGATTACGGCTCTGACGGCAAAAGCCCTGTTGATTATCCAGATGTGGGCTATTCAGCATCTATTGCTGTTTCTAATGGCGAGGCGGACAGAGGAATCCTCATTTGCGGTACGGGTATTGGGATGTGCATAACTGCGAACAAGGTAAAGAATGTGCGCGGTGCTCTGTGTTTTGATGAAATAAACGCACGCGTTTCAAGGCAGCATAATGATGCCAACGTGCTTTGCCTTTCAGGCGACCTGCTCGGAGAAAGCTCTGTGAGAAGGATAGTTGAAGTGTGGCTGGAAACAGACTTTATGGGCGGAAGACATCAGCAGAGGCTTGACAAGGTTCGCAAGATAGAGCAGGGCGAAGACCCTAGGGAATAG
- a CDS encoding metallophosphoesterase — MINADIEDITAMRILKAARFWNRARKDYFNIKVRSYNLAFSNLPKSFSGKRILFLADIHYPGREGFHDKVMEIIKSLDFDYCFLGGDYAWGDGEFPVWVCRFMNSLLEEIKGKKAVIHSILGNHDSLFIAEHLEKAGAGMLINSSALIESPTGEKICVAGLGDHHNLHNDDWDAMISSIEAPDAFRILLCHNPNYYSRAQQAGFALMLAGHTHAGQFCLPSGIPVYTNCRAPMRYARGQWKYKNLVGITTAGAGSSRLTARLNCPGEISIVTLLRDKNTL; from the coding sequence ATGATTAATGCAGATATTGAGGACATCACTGCAATGAGAATCCTCAAAGCTGCAAGGTTTTGGAATCGTGCTCGAAAAGATTATTTCAACATCAAAGTTCGCAGTTACAATCTTGCTTTTTCCAATCTGCCGAAATCATTTTCAGGAAAGAGAATTCTCTTTCTTGCAGACATCCATTATCCGGGCAGAGAGGGCTTTCATGATAAAGTTATGGAGATAATAAAATCACTCGATTTTGACTATTGTTTTTTAGGCGGCGATTATGCTTGGGGAGACGGGGAATTTCCCGTATGGGTTTGCAGGTTTATGAACTCTCTTCTTGAAGAAATAAAGGGTAAAAAAGCCGTAATTCATTCTATTCTCGGTAATCACGACTCACTTTTTATAGCAGAGCATCTTGAAAAGGCTGGTGCCGGAATGCTTATAAACAGCTCAGCATTGATTGAATCACCGACGGGAGAGAAGATCTGCGTTGCAGGGCTTGGAGACCACCACAACTTGCACAATGACGACTGGGACGCTATGATAAGCTCGATAGAAGCTCCGGACGCATTCAGAATACTGCTCTGCCATAACCCCAACTATTATTCAAGGGCTCAGCAGGCAGGTTTTGCTCTTATGCTTGCAGGGCATACGCATGCCGGGCAGTTTTGCCTTCCAAGCGGCATCCCCGTTTATACAAACTGCCGGGCTCCTATGCGGTACGCCAGAGGGCAATGGAAATACAAAAATCTTGTCGGAATAACTACCGCTGGCGCAGGCAGCAGCAGGCTCACGGCAAGGCTGAACTGTCCTGGTGAAATAAGCATTGTAACCCTGCTGAGGGATAAAAATACGCTATGA